A genomic region of Herbaspirillum sp. DW155 contains the following coding sequences:
- a CDS encoding glycosyltransferase has product MAELPEPVLQSGYAGGDDSFHIVFCVDDRYFRCMGATIASILEHNPLRHFTFHVLATKVSDDNRRLFEGLAQRPGVRCHVHLLDAGLFDRFEQYTRSSYYSSAIFARLVIPDLLKSYTDRVLYLDADILCVGSIDALDALDLTQDIVAVVPDAIATTQRRVAALQLKHGRYFNSGMLFINIARWLEAGISQQTISAILQQGERFRFPDQDALNVVLDGRARYIDIRWNYLYGLVGDLEGNRPALDIAPGAATFIHFAGSVKPWGAWCGHDAVKLFEHCHRQSAWAAVPLDMAPQNYKEARMHSRFLWARGQRLESLRWYLRYLRMRRRR; this is encoded by the coding sequence ATGGCTGAGCTGCCCGAACCTGTTCTCCAGAGTGGCTACGCTGGCGGTGATGATTCTTTTCATATCGTGTTCTGCGTGGATGACCGCTATTTCCGCTGCATGGGCGCGACCATCGCCTCCATCCTCGAACATAATCCGCTACGCCATTTCACCTTCCACGTGCTGGCCACCAAGGTGTCCGATGACAATCGTCGCCTCTTCGAGGGCCTGGCGCAACGCCCCGGGGTGCGCTGTCACGTCCATCTGCTCGATGCGGGTCTGTTCGATCGTTTCGAGCAATACACGCGTTCGTCCTACTATTCCTCGGCCATTTTTGCCCGCCTGGTCATTCCCGACCTGCTCAAGTCCTATACCGACCGGGTGCTTTACCTGGATGCCGACATCCTCTGCGTGGGCAGCATCGATGCGCTGGATGCGCTGGACCTCACCCAGGATATCGTGGCCGTGGTGCCTGACGCGATTGCAACCACGCAACGCCGGGTCGCCGCGCTGCAACTCAAGCATGGGCGCTATTTCAACTCCGGCATGTTGTTCATCAACATTGCGCGCTGGCTGGAGGCAGGGATCAGCCAGCAGACGATCAGCGCCATCCTGCAGCAGGGAGAGCGTTTCCGCTTTCCCGACCAGGATGCGCTCAATGTGGTGCTGGATGGCCGGGCGCGCTACATCGACATCCGCTGGAATTATCTCTACGGCCTGGTGGGCGACCTGGAAGGCAATCGTCCGGCACTGGACATTGCGCCAGGTGCTGCGACCTTCATCCATTTCGCCGGCTCGGTCAAGCCTTGGGGTGCATGGTGCGGGCATGATGCTGTCAAATTGTTCGAACACTGCCACCGGCAGTCGGCATGGGCTGCCGTGCCGCTCGATATGGCGCCGCAGAACTACAAGGAAGCACGCATGCATTCCCGCTTCCTGTGGGCGCGCGGCCAGCGCCTGGAAAGCCTGCGCTGGTATCTGCGCTACCTGCGCATGCGCCGCAGGCGCTGA
- a CDS encoding glycosyltransferase family 9 protein has protein sequence MPLIPQEQLAKADKILFIAHLAIGDFTYLQNGFKAFSEAYPHLRIHLWIDEVRRTNDRSKWGYLKNYALYDWAESCPFFEKVYRRTYSPDLLAESITQAQAEAYPIVISLATLRRPQYARLARACGPQAWVVGMRGKARWYVPSDFAAYRKLDASFAAFQTFPGYHITDEYADWFMQLANVRMDRQQRFPYIDIPAHWQQQAREQLASWGIPARREDAPLVFINPFAKTRKRCWPVGRVADLIGLLQAQGKWRHAHFIINATPQEIEQARQEIADRLPARTFWFSADQNFYQLPALLQCCDLVVSVETAVMHLANAVHVPVVALMRRKNPEWAPFDKANSRVVMAARRSDWVDAIPAEQVRAVMEAL, from the coding sequence ATGCCATTGATTCCCCAGGAACAGCTGGCCAAGGCCGACAAGATCCTGTTCATCGCCCATCTGGCCATCGGCGACTTTACCTATCTGCAAAACGGTTTCAAGGCGTTTTCCGAGGCTTATCCCCATCTGCGCATTCATCTCTGGATCGACGAGGTAAGGCGCACCAACGACCGCAGCAAATGGGGCTACCTGAAAAACTACGCACTCTACGACTGGGCAGAGAGCTGTCCCTTCTTCGAGAAGGTATATCGCCGCACCTACAGCCCGGACTTGCTGGCCGAGTCGATCACGCAGGCGCAGGCGGAGGCCTATCCGATCGTGATCTCCCTGGCCACGTTGCGGCGGCCCCAGTATGCCCGGCTGGCGCGCGCCTGCGGTCCGCAGGCCTGGGTGGTGGGGATGCGTGGCAAGGCCCGCTGGTACGTGCCGTCGGACTTTGCGGCCTATCGGAAGCTCGACGCCAGTTTTGCCGCGTTCCAGACTTTTCCCGGGTACCACATCACTGACGAATACGCCGACTGGTTCATGCAACTGGCCAACGTGCGCATGGACCGCCAGCAGCGTTTCCCCTATATCGACATTCCTGCGCACTGGCAGCAGCAGGCGCGTGAGCAACTGGCCAGCTGGGGCATCCCTGCACGCCGGGAGGACGCGCCGCTGGTCTTCATCAATCCGTTTGCCAAGACGCGCAAGCGCTGCTGGCCGGTCGGCCGCGTCGCCGACCTGATCGGCTTGCTGCAGGCACAAGGCAAGTGGCGCCATGCCCACTTCATCATCAATGCCACACCCCAGGAGATCGAGCAGGCCCGGCAGGAGATCGCCGACCGGCTACCGGCGCGCACCTTCTGGTTCAGCGCGGACCAGAACTTTTACCAGTTGCCGGCCCTGCTGCAATGCTGTGACCTGGTGGTGTCGGTCGAAACCGCCGTCATGCACCTGGCCAATGCCGTCCATGTGCCGGTGGTGGCGCTGATGCGGCGCAAAAATCCTGAGTGGGCGCCTTTCGACAAGGCCAACAGCCGGGTCGTCATGGCCGCCCGGCGCTCAGACTGGGTGGACGCCATACCTGCCGAGCAGGTACGCGCGGTGATGGAGGCGCTGTGA